TTGCCAGCACCAGCGTCGTGAGGATCGCGATCCCCATGCCGATCATGCCGTAGAGATTGCCCTTGCGGCTGGTGGCCGGATGGGAGAGGCCGCGCAGTGCCAGGATGAAAAGCACGCCGGAGACGAGATAGAGGAAAGCTGCGATATCGGTCATGCGTCCGCCTCACTTGTCCTTCTTGCGGTACATCGCCAGCATGCGCTGCGTGACGAGGAAACCGCCGAAGATGTTGACCGACACGAGAACGAGCGCGACGAAGCCGAAACCGGTCGCAAGCCCGCTTGCCGAGATGCCGACTGCAAGCAGCGCGCCGACGACGATGACCGAAGAGATGGCGTTGGTGACGGCCATCAGCGGTGTATGCAGCGCTGGCGTCACCGACCAGACGACGTAATAGCCGACGAAGATCGCCAGCACGAAGATCGCGAACTGGAAGACAAAGGGATCGATCGCCCCGCCCGTTACAGCACCTGCCGCATCCGGTGCCTGCGCGGCCGCCGCCACGACTGCGTTGACCGCCTGGTCAAGCTGCTCCAGCGCCCTGTCCATTGCTTCACTGGCCATCGGCTATCCCCTTCTTCGTCCCGCCGAATGCCGGATGCACGACATCGCCTGCATAGGTCAGCATGGTCGCTTTGATGAGTTCGTCGTCGAGGTTGAGGACGACGCTCTTCGTCTCCTTGTTGAGCATGGTCTCGAGGAAGGTGACGAGGTTCTTGGCATAAAGCGCCGAAGCGCTGGCGGCGACCCGGCCTGGCAGGTTGGCAAAGCCGATCACCTTGACGTCTTCGACCTCGGCGACCTCGTCTGCAACCACGCCCTCGATATTGCCGCCACGCTCGACCGCAAGATCGACGGCGACAGCACCTGGCTTCATCGAAGCCAGCATCTGGCGCGATACGAGCTTCGGCGCAGGGCGTCCGGGGATCAGTGCCGTGGTGATGACGATGTCCTGCTTGGCGATATGCTCGGCAACGAGGGCTGCCTGCTTCGCCTGGTACTCCTTTGACATTTCCTTGGCGTAGCCACCTGCCGTCTCCGCTGCCTTGAACTCCTCGTCTTCGACGGCGATGAATTTGGCGCCGAGCGAGGCGACCTGCTCCTTGGCGGCGGGGCGAACGTCGGTGGCCGAGACCGCAGCGCCGAGGCGGCGCGCCGTTGCAATCGCCTGGAGGCCTGCCACGCCTGCACCCATCACGAAGACCTTGGCGGCCGGGACGGTACCCGCCGCCGTCATCATCATCGGCAGGGCTCGATCATAGACGGACGCCGCTTCGATGACGGCTTGATAACCCGCGAGATTTGCCTGGGAGGAAAGAACATCCATGGACTGCGCGCGGGTGATGCGCGGCATGAGTTCCATGGCGAAGGCTGATAGCCCCGCCTTCGCCATGGCGGCAATCGCCTCGTCATTTCCGTAGGGATCCATGATTGCGATGACGACAGCGCCGCTCTTGTAGCCGGCAATCTCCGCCTCTGTCGGGCGGCGTACTTTCAGCACCACATCGGCGGTTGCCGCATCGCCGGCCGAGCCGATCCGGGCCCCTGCAGCTTCGAACTCGCTGTCCGGCATGCGCGACAAAACGCCAGCACCTGCCTCGACCACGATGTCGAAGCCGAGGTTCCTCATCTTCTTCACAGTTTCGGCAGACGCTGCAACGCGCGTCTCCGAACCGATCGATTCTTTTGTGATGAATACGATATTGCCCAACTGCCCCCTCCTCTGGGTCAGCCAAACCGCCGCGGGCTCA
Above is a window of Rhizobium etli 8C-3 DNA encoding:
- a CDS encoding proton-translocating transhydrogenase family protein encodes the protein MASEAMDRALEQLDQAVNAVVAAAAQAPDAAGAVTGGAIDPFVFQFAIFVLAIFVGYYVVWSVTPALHTPLMAVTNAISSVIVVGALLAVGISASGLATGFGFVALVLVSVNIFGGFLVTQRMLAMYRKKDK
- a CDS encoding Re/Si-specific NAD(P)(+) transhydrogenase subunit alpha, whose translation is MGNIVFITKESIGSETRVAASAETVKKMRNLGFDIVVEAGAGVLSRMPDSEFEAAGARIGSAGDAATADVVLKVRRPTEAEIAGYKSGAVVIAIMDPYGNDEAIAAMAKAGLSAFAMELMPRITRAQSMDVLSSQANLAGYQAVIEAASVYDRALPMMMTAAGTVPAAKVFVMGAGVAGLQAIATARRLGAAVSATDVRPAAKEQVASLGAKFIAVEDEEFKAAETAGGYAKEMSKEYQAKQAALVAEHIAKQDIVITTALIPGRPAPKLVSRQMLASMKPGAVAVDLAVERGGNIEGVVADEVAEVEDVKVIGFANLPGRVAASASALYAKNLVTFLETMLNKETKSVVLNLDDELIKATMLTYAGDVVHPAFGGTKKGIADGQ